A section of the Agarivorans litoreus genome encodes:
- a CDS encoding carbohydrate binding domain-containing protein, producing the protein MTLLKSLALAAGLFTLATGVTAASLDINLDSGNRWDQVNAGDDGWGDGSGSFSFNGETATVTVNDKASNPWHIQLKRPRVKLEKGQTYNITAEVTATEKSPLTIIVQKDSGDYATYYAEELSVNPSAQTFNLSFKAPASDSKAAFAFFVGGGKPGVTYSFKNIRLKSAD; encoded by the coding sequence ATGACATTACTTAAATCCTTAGCCCTAGCAGCCGGATTATTCACCCTTGCAACAGGTGTAACAGCAGCAAGCCTAGATATTAATTTGGACAGTGGGAATAGATGGGACCAAGTTAATGCGGGTGATGATGGGTGGGGTGATGGCTCTGGCAGTTTTAGTTTTAATGGTGAAACCGCTACGGTAACCGTTAATGATAAAGCCAGTAACCCTTGGCATATTCAGCTTAAGCGTCCAAGAGTAAAGTTGGAAAAAGGCCAAACATACAATATTACTGCTGAAGTAACCGCTACTGAGAAAAGCCCATTAACTATTATTGTGCAAAAAGACTCCGGTGATTATGCCACTTACTATGCTGAAGAGTTATCAGTAAATCCAAGTGCGCAAACGTTCAATTTAAGTTTTAAAGCGCCAGCAAGTGACTCCAAGGCAGCCTTTGCATTTTTTGTTGGTGGCGGTAAACCTGGTGTGACTTATAGCTTTAAAAATATTCGCCTAAAGAGTGCGGATTAA
- a CDS encoding ISAs1 family transposase: MHIKSFQEHFKPVEDPRQGAKVRHPLFDVLFGTLCAVISGAKGWHDIREYVLGHHDWFRDHGLFKLGVPVDDTFARIISSVEPEQFRESFLVWMKAVHELTEGNVVAIDGKTLRGSYNRDERSSAIHMVSAYASANKLVLGQLKTDSKSNEIIAIPELIKMLELRGALVTIDAMACQTKIAKAIVKQGGHYLLAVKGNQSNLAKAVQAAFSKQRGQSPDAQELQTETGRGRIESRISHVLRADALEGDFSNWCSLNTIAMVESYRTEKGKPTSLEYRYYISSKEMTATQIATAVREHWAIEAMHWVLDVSLQEDACQIFKKNAAENLACLRHMSLNMLRSEPTKASIPTKQKRCWMKTENLEKVLVAGFSAMADS, translated from the coding sequence ATGCACATCAAATCGTTTCAGGAACACTTTAAGCCCGTCGAAGACCCTCGCCAAGGAGCCAAGGTGCGTCACCCGCTGTTCGATGTGTTGTTTGGTACCTTGTGTGCGGTGATTTCCGGCGCAAAAGGCTGGCACGATATTCGTGAATACGTGCTTGGCCACCACGACTGGTTTAGGGACCACGGGCTTTTTAAACTCGGTGTTCCTGTCGATGACACCTTTGCCCGGATCATCTCAAGCGTTGAACCTGAACAGTTCAGAGAGAGCTTTCTGGTGTGGATGAAAGCGGTACATGAACTAACTGAAGGCAACGTTGTTGCTATCGATGGCAAAACGCTCCGAGGCTCCTACAATCGCGACGAACGCAGTAGCGCCATCCACATGGTCAGCGCTTATGCGTCAGCCAATAAGTTGGTTCTCGGACAGCTAAAAACCGACAGCAAGAGCAACGAAATCATCGCAATCCCGGAACTGATAAAGATGCTTGAGCTGCGTGGCGCACTGGTCACCATTGATGCCATGGCATGCCAGACCAAGATCGCTAAAGCCATTGTTAAGCAAGGTGGTCACTACCTGCTGGCGGTAAAGGGCAATCAGAGCAACCTGGCAAAAGCGGTACAGGCAGCATTCAGTAAGCAGCGCGGGCAATCACCTGACGCACAAGAGCTTCAGACTGAAACAGGTCGGGGACGGATAGAATCCCGAATCAGCCACGTACTCAGAGCAGATGCGCTGGAAGGCGATTTCAGTAACTGGTGCAGCCTGAATACCATTGCTATGGTTGAGAGCTATCGCACCGAAAAAGGCAAACCGACCAGCCTTGAGTACCGTTACTACATCAGTTCTAAAGAGATGACAGCGACGCAAATTGCCACTGCTGTTCGCGAGCATTGGGCCATTGAAGCGATGCACTGGGTGCTCGATGTCAGTTTGCAGGAAGACGCCTGTCAGATATTTAAAAAGAACGCAGCGGAAAACCTAGCTTGTCTGCGCCATATGTCATTGAACATGCTGCGCTCTGAGCCGACTAAGGCCAGTATTCCGACGAAGCAGAAGCGCTGCTGGATGAAAACTGAAAACCTCGAGAAGGTGTTGGTCGCCGGGTTCTCAGCAATGGCTGATAGCTAA
- a CDS encoding glycoside hydrolase family 52 protein — protein MEQNQQFFHAHHSPMGALASFTIGEFGEHGGMGLELGAPFAGNVYVGYQDGEGVVNAFPFYKGANDQSERYVQKDDTSSLTERLFDDIQRDYAWGSDTFAAPGISFKVLSPFFEVPDPSLAEHKKLKQASCPAVYVELSFNNTSDKDWTGFFALQGDELRWNKLVDGDDNGMIGVTCRDSIGIATQSSGARAFSHFSVQSALSKIGNNDCFMLGPTAGVMIDVKAGETVTLRLALGFYLGGNVTFNRAMQYYYTQHFTGLTDVLAYGLEHFDSYAAIAEASDKQLRASKLNSHQQFLLAHATRSYYGSTQWLFDGTESVWVVNEGEYLMMNTLDLTVDMLFFEMQQNPWTVKNTLEQFLKQYSFYDEIFDPANPEQNYKGGISFTHDMGVSNNWSPKGQSSYEVAGLDRLCFSHMTYEQLTNWVLCCGVYISKTNDQGFATEQRGTLIDCLQSLLNRDHPDAELRDGIMSFESARTEQGGEITTYDSLDHSLGQARGNIYLAGKSWAAYLAIAKVLQDLGESEQAETALAAAKRCADKLSNSFDTQLGYIPAVLDGHSTSAIIPAIEALVYPYEMGLLEAVSEQGPYGEYIKVLKTHLKYILNDEHCLYPDGAWKLSSTADNSWVSKIYLNQYVARKVLNIDLANSIEADAAHQRWQTLGASKHACCDQFSSGKPIGSLYYPRCVTNILWLNE, from the coding sequence ATGGAACAAAATCAGCAGTTTTTTCATGCACATCACTCGCCTATGGGCGCATTAGCGAGTTTTACAATAGGGGAGTTTGGCGAGCATGGAGGAATGGGGCTGGAGTTAGGTGCGCCCTTTGCCGGTAACGTATATGTGGGTTATCAAGATGGTGAAGGCGTAGTTAATGCGTTTCCATTTTATAAAGGCGCCAACGACCAAAGCGAGCGTTATGTACAAAAAGACGACACTTCCAGCTTAACTGAGCGCTTATTTGATGATATCCAGCGTGATTATGCTTGGGGCAGTGATACTTTTGCCGCACCGGGTATTTCTTTTAAGGTGTTGAGTCCGTTTTTTGAAGTGCCTGATCCTAGCTTGGCAGAACACAAAAAGCTTAAGCAAGCTAGCTGTCCTGCGGTATATGTGGAGCTTAGTTTTAATAATACTTCCGATAAAGACTGGACCGGTTTTTTTGCCCTGCAAGGTGACGAGTTACGCTGGAACAAGCTAGTAGATGGCGATGACAATGGCATGATTGGGGTAACCTGCCGTGACAGCATAGGTATTGCCACGCAAAGCTCGGGCGCACGTGCTTTTAGCCACTTTTCAGTGCAAAGTGCCTTGAGCAAAATCGGAAATAATGACTGCTTTATGTTAGGCCCCACTGCGGGGGTAATGATTGACGTGAAAGCCGGTGAAACAGTTACGCTGCGTTTAGCGCTAGGTTTTTACTTGGGTGGAAATGTTACTTTTAACCGTGCAATGCAATATTACTACACCCAGCATTTTACTGGCTTAACCGATGTGCTTGCTTACGGCCTAGAGCACTTTGACAGTTATGCAGCGATAGCTGAAGCCTCAGACAAGCAGCTACGTGCTAGTAAGCTTAATAGTCATCAGCAGTTCTTGTTAGCGCATGCTACTCGCAGTTATTACGGTTCTACCCAGTGGTTATTTGATGGAACAGAGTCTGTGTGGGTAGTGAATGAAGGCGAGTATTTAATGATGAACACCCTCGACCTTACTGTTGATATGCTGTTTTTTGAGATGCAGCAAAACCCGTGGACGGTGAAAAACACCCTAGAGCAATTCCTCAAGCAATATAGTTTCTATGACGAAATCTTTGACCCAGCTAATCCGGAGCAGAACTATAAAGGTGGTATCTCATTTACGCATGATATGGGTGTATCGAATAACTGGAGTCCAAAAGGTCAAAGTTCTTACGAGGTTGCCGGTTTAGATCGTTTGTGCTTTAGCCACATGACTTACGAGCAGTTAACTAACTGGGTATTGTGTTGTGGTGTTTATATTAGTAAAACCAATGACCAAGGCTTTGCCACCGAGCAGCGCGGTACTTTAATCGATTGTTTGCAGTCTTTGCTTAATCGCGACCACCCTGATGCTGAATTACGTGACGGTATCATGAGCTTTGAGTCGGCTCGCACCGAGCAAGGCGGCGAGATTACCACCTACGATTCACTTGATCACAGTTTAGGCCAAGCGCGTGGCAATATTTACCTAGCAGGTAAGAGCTGGGCGGCCTATTTAGCCATAGCTAAGGTGTTGCAAGATCTGGGTGAAAGCGAGCAAGCAGAGACCGCCCTAGCTGCGGCTAAACGTTGCGCCGATAAGTTAAGCAACAGCTTTGATACGCAACTCGGCTATATACCTGCAGTGCTGGATGGCCACTCTACCAGCGCGATTATTCCAGCTATTGAAGCCTTAGTTTACCCTTATGAAATGGGCTTGCTAGAGGCTGTGTCAGAACAAGGCCCTTATGGGGAATACATTAAAGTACTTAAAACGCATCTAAAATATATATTAAACGATGAGCATTGCTTGTACCCTGATGGCGCATGGAAGCTCTCATCTACCGCCGATAACTCTTGGGTTAGTAAAATTTATTTAAACCAATACGTTGCGCGTAAAGTATTAAACATAGACCTAGCCAATAGCATAGAGGCCGATGCCGCTCATCAACGTTGGCAAACATTAGGTGCAAGCAAGCATGCATGTTGTGATCAGTTTAGCTCGGGCAAACCTATTGGTAGTTTGTATTATCCGCGCTGTGTGACCAACATCTTGTGGTTGAACGAATAG